Proteins found in one Clostridia bacterium genomic segment:
- a CDS encoding phosphotransferase: protein MEITLNKYVNSDRFKAGMNIKSNMGLVLEPLARGEYNINYTFDHPDSGDKFVFRVNTASQMKLKNQIEYEYKALKALERTQRTPKAYYLDDAKDMLPFGVLVMQYLQGRALDYNVDMAKAASIFADIHKCSIENAEFLVKPSNPLGAMLDECKTMAEVYINSSTADKEVKNIISRLIHIIESKLSKAEGRDKKLCIINTEVNSGNFIINDDMEKCCLIDWEKSILGEAAQDLAHFLAPTTTFWKTDIILTNEQQSEFLKKYAEKTGEADRFNELLDKVQLYLPFNCLRGITWCSMAWVQYSSKDKLIKNDDTFKKIKDYLSLDYLGMMENRYFI from the coding sequence ATGGAAATAACGCTGAATAAATATGTGAACAGTGACCGGTTCAAGGCAGGGATGAATATAAAAAGCAATATGGGATTGGTACTCGAACCCCTGGCCAGAGGAGAGTATAACATTAATTACACATTTGATCACCCTGATTCGGGAGACAAGTTTGTATTCCGAGTAAACACAGCAAGCCAGATGAAGTTGAAAAACCAGATAGAGTATGAATATAAGGCATTAAAAGCACTGGAGAGGACTCAGCGAACGCCAAAGGCCTACTATCTGGACGATGCCAAGGACATGCTGCCCTTCGGAGTGCTTGTAATGCAGTACCTGCAAGGACGCGCATTAGACTATAATGTGGATATGGCCAAGGCAGCCTCAATTTTTGCAGATATACATAAATGCAGCATTGAAAATGCAGAATTCCTGGTCAAACCATCCAATCCATTGGGGGCGATGCTGGACGAATGCAAAACCATGGCAGAAGTGTACATAAATTCTTCTACAGCTGATAAAGAAGTAAAAAACATAATTAGCAGGCTGATTCATATTATTGAAAGCAAACTCTCCAAGGCGGAGGGCAGGGATAAGAAGCTCTGCATAATAAATACAGAAGTGAATTCGGGAAATTTCATAATTAATGATGATATGGAGAAATGCTGCTTAATTGATTGGGAAAAGTCGATACTTGGGGAGGCTGCACAGGATTTGGCACACTTTCTTGCTCCAACGACTACTTTTTGGAAGACAGATATAATACTTACTAATGAACAACAGTCAGAGTTTCTGAAGAAATATGCTGAAAAGACTGGTGAAGCTGACCGGTTTAACGAGCTGCTTGACAAAGTGCAATTATATCTGCCTTTTAACTGTCTGCGCGGCATTACGTGGTGTTCAATGGCGTGGGTGCAGTATAGCAGTAAAGATAAGCTGATAAAAAATGATGATACTTTTAAAAAAATAAAAGACTACCTTAGCCTGGACTACCTGGGTATGATGGAGAATAGATACTTTATATAG
- a CDS encoding TIGR04282 family arsenosugar biosynthesis glycosyltransferase: MKSALILMTRVPLPGKTKTRLETHFTPEQCAKLHTCFLKDIYETAALVDADVFVYFTPEKYRYKLSAILGSEALLRPQCDGGLGNRMHQAIKECLSEGYDKCLLIGTDIPTVSEEMLNTALKLLDDNEIVIGPTLDGGYYLIGMTKAYNEVFDNTFYGVKSVFENTLQHIRTLGVSYSLIKEWYDIDTFKDLQFMIDMNEIKFSQIPNYTRMFLIEAGLLECEAEGEYKAYGNNAE, translated from the coding sequence ATGAAAAGTGCACTAATACTGATGACAAGAGTACCGTTGCCTGGCAAAACTAAAACACGGCTGGAGACTCATTTCACGCCGGAGCAATGTGCTAAGCTGCATACGTGCTTCTTAAAAGATATATATGAAACTGCTGCATTAGTTGATGCAGATGTATTTGTATACTTTACACCAGAAAAATATAGGTATAAGCTTAGTGCAATTTTAGGCAGTGAAGCTCTACTAAGACCGCAGTGCGATGGGGGCTTGGGGAATAGAATGCATCAGGCTATCAAGGAGTGTTTGAGTGAGGGCTATGACAAGTGTCTGCTTATTGGAACCGATATTCCTACGGTATCGGAAGAAATGCTCAACACTGCTCTAAAGCTGCTGGATGACAATGAAATAGTAATAGGACCTACGCTTGATGGGGGATATTACCTGATTGGCATGACAAAAGCCTATAATGAAGTATTTGATAATACTTTCTATGGTGTAAAATCTGTGTTTGAAAACACCCTGCAGCACATTAGGACTTTGGGTGTGAGTTATTCACTTATAAAGGAATGGTACGACATTGATACTTTTAAAGATCTGCAGTTTATGATTGATATGAATGAAATAAAGTTCAGTCAGATACCAAATTACACCAGGATGTTTCTGATTGAGGCAGGATTGCTGGAGTGTGAGGCTGAAGGAGAATATAAAGCATATGGAAATAACGCTGAATAA
- a CDS encoding TIGR04283 family arsenosugar biosynthesis glycosyltransferase, whose product MKTSIIIPILNESKSICKLVEMLKELKGDKEVIFVDGGSKDGTQELIPSNYIAISSDIGRGIQMNKGAEHATGDVLLFLHCDSILERNALKSVQEAIASGFAAGCFTMKFDKKQWLLSIIAYLSNLRVKLFGIIFGDQGMFVRKDIFHSTGGFLYIPIMEDMEFSNRLRKAVKIKLLKNTIVTSARRFEKKGILRTILFMHRMKILYWLGKSPEELYQIYKDVR is encoded by the coding sequence ATGAAGACTTCAATAATAATCCCAATTTTAAATGAGTCAAAAAGCATATGCAAGCTGGTGGAGATGTTGAAAGAGCTTAAGGGAGACAAGGAAGTAATATTTGTAGACGGTGGAAGCAAGGATGGCACACAAGAGCTGATACCGTCGAACTATATTGCAATCAGTTCAGACATAGGCAGAGGCATACAGATGAATAAGGGTGCAGAGCACGCGACTGGTGATGTGCTGCTGTTTTTACACTGTGACAGCATTCTGGAAAGGAATGCATTAAAGAGTGTACAGGAAGCTATAGCATCAGGATTTGCGGCTGGTTGCTTCACTATGAAATTTGACAAGAAGCAATGGCTGCTTTCAATTATTGCATATTTGTCGAACCTTAGAGTAAAGCTTTTTGGCATTATTTTCGGTGATCAGGGCATGTTCGTAAGAAAGGATATATTTCACAGCACGGGTGGATTTCTCTATATTCCGATTATGGAAGATATGGAGTTTTCCAATAGGCTGAGGAAGGCGGTCAAGATAAAACTGCTGAAGAATACTATTGTGACGTCGGCAAGAAGGTTTGAGAAGAAGGGTATCTTGCGTACTATTCTCTTTATGCATAGAATGAAAATACTGTATTGGTTAGGTAAAAGCCCAGAGGAATTATACCAGATATACAAGGACGTGAGGTAA
- a CDS encoding ABC transporter ATP-binding protein — protein MYYLAVEAIEKSYNNKKILDKISFQVNKGEFLSILGESGCGKTTLLKIIAGLIKQDSGKITLEQCDISNTLTQKRSIAMVFQDYLLFPHLNARDNVEFSLKMKGMEEKKKRSIALEYLELVQLSGMGDKYPHELSGGQKQRVAIARALVAEPKAILMDEPFSNLDTNLRSEMCEFIKRLQKQIEMTTIMVTHDRKEAMQLSDNILVLHDGTAAQCGTPAEVYKSPADLFVARFMGDLNLIEGYRRSGRFYSQIGLEFSDEGIDKNIIYAVRPESIGVSSIAAVDYIKGVIQSKFFMGEKMNYSVLVNGTPLNILALSGNSEYNIGQEVFINIPVECIMSGE, from the coding sequence ATGTATTATTTAGCCGTTGAAGCAATTGAAAAAAGCTATAATAACAAAAAAATACTGGACAAGATAAGCTTTCAGGTTAATAAAGGGGAGTTTCTAAGCATTCTGGGGGAATCAGGCTGCGGAAAGACTACTTTGCTAAAGATAATTGCAGGTCTTATAAAACAGGATAGTGGCAAGATTACGTTGGAACAATGCGATATTTCAAATACACTGACTCAGAAGCGCAGCATAGCTATGGTTTTTCAGGACTATTTGCTGTTTCCTCATCTGAATGCCAGGGACAATGTGGAGTTCAGCCTTAAGATGAAGGGTATGGAGGAAAAGAAAAAAAGAAGTATTGCATTGGAATACCTTGAGTTGGTTCAGCTCAGCGGGATGGGGGACAAATATCCCCATGAACTCTCAGGGGGCCAAAAGCAAAGGGTGGCAATTGCAAGGGCACTTGTGGCTGAACCTAAAGCAATTCTCATGGATGAACCCTTTTCCAATTTGGATACAAATCTGAGAAGCGAAATGTGTGAATTCATTAAAAGACTGCAGAAACAAATTGAAATGACTACAATTATGGTCACACATGATAGAAAAGAGGCAATGCAGCTTTCGGACAATATATTGGTTTTGCACGATGGCACTGCGGCACAGTGCGGCACACCGGCTGAGGTTTACAAATCACCAGCGGACCTATTCGTAGCAAGATTTATGGGAGATTTGAACTTAATTGAAGGGTATAGAAGGAGTGGCAGGTTTTATTCTCAGATTGGTTTGGAATTTTCGGATGAAGGTATAGATAAGAATATTATATATGCAGTGAGGCCTGAATCAATTGGTGTAAGCAGCATTGCTGCAGTTGATTATATTAAGGGGGTAATCCAGAGCAAGTTTTTCATGGGAGAAAAAATGAATTATTCGGTTCTGGTTAATGGCACACCTCTCAATATACTTGCTCTGAGTGGGAATAGCGAATATAACATTGGGCAGGAGGTTTTTATAAACATTCCTGTTGAATGCATAATGTCGGGGGAATAA
- a CDS encoding ABC transporter permease subunit yields the protein MKKTILFIMGACITIPLIFLFLWSLTQRLQWPNILPQQLSLNTWQQILGQKEFILSLAISLGISISVTLLAMAVSLPAAFAISQYAFKGRTFIWIMLLMPLIIPSISISIGLHLVYLKWGLTDTFIGVVLCQLIPTVPYAIKILTSNFDLLGRGLGEQAKILGANTFDVILHIYLPNMKPALSLSAVLVFIVSFSQYLLTFLIGGGTIKTLPILLFPVMQSGNRSEVSVYSMVFILTAMIATFLIERYLSGNNKNDYYINL from the coding sequence ATGAAAAAGACAATATTGTTTATTATGGGAGCATGCATAACAATCCCGTTGATATTCTTGTTTTTATGGTCTCTGACTCAAAGGCTTCAGTGGCCTAATATTTTACCCCAGCAGCTTTCGTTGAATACTTGGCAGCAGATATTGGGGCAAAAGGAATTTATTCTTTCACTGGCAATCAGCTTGGGTATTTCTATTTCAGTAACGCTTTTAGCAATGGCTGTCAGCCTGCCTGCTGCATTTGCTATATCACAATATGCTTTTAAGGGAAGAACTTTTATTTGGATAATGCTCCTTATGCCGCTAATAATCCCTTCCATAAGCATTTCGATAGGGCTTCATCTTGTCTATCTCAAATGGGGACTCACTGATACCTTTATTGGGGTTGTATTGTGTCAGCTGATACCTACTGTGCCTTATGCAATTAAAATACTTACCTCCAATTTTGATCTTCTGGGCAGGGGGCTGGGTGAGCAGGCAAAGATACTCGGGGCAAACACCTTTGATGTTATATTGCATATATATTTGCCAAATATGAAACCGGCGTTGTCTTTATCTGCTGTGCTTGTATTTATTGTATCCTTCAGCCAGTACCTGCTGACTTTTCTAATTGGGGGAGGTACGATAAAGACTCTTCCGATACTCTTGTTTCCGGTTATGCAAAGCGGGAACAGGTCTGAGGTTTCGGTATACAGTATGGTTTTTATCTTAACAGCAATGATTGCAACGTTTTTAATAGAAAGATATTTGAGCGGAAATAACAAAAATGATTATTATATAAATTTGTAG
- a CDS encoding ABC transporter permease subunit, translated as MDEKYCRGEEITYMFKDKLMPYILLAPLAVLFVLPMLLSIFILVVQSLGYIPALGLNSITLKYFFSVLKDRTFLDSLIFSMQTAVISTVLTIILGFIAAYALSKTKEEALVQKLVRLPLLIPHFTAAFLVFLMFSQSGGLSRVMGTMGLLHGQEAFPQMVFDSMGMGIIITYVWKEVPFAALVLYATMKTIGAKFYDSAYNLGASELQYIMNVLVPLTLPSILSTFSILFAFNFGAFEVPFLIGPSYPKALPVLGYISYLSPDLKNRPETMAVNILITVICLLALYAYSKAVKAMADMKNII; from the coding sequence ATGGATGAAAAATATTGCAGGGGAGAAGAAATAACCTATATGTTCAAAGATAAATTGATGCCGTATATTTTATTGGCTCCTTTGGCGGTGTTGTTTGTACTGCCGATGCTGCTTTCAATTTTCATATTAGTAGTACAAAGCCTTGGGTATATTCCTGCCCTTGGATTGAACAGTATTACTTTGAAATATTTTTTCTCTGTATTGAAAGATAGGACTTTTCTGGATTCGCTGATTTTCAGTATGCAGACAGCTGTGATATCGACAGTGTTAACTATAATACTTGGGTTTATTGCTGCCTACGCACTTTCAAAGACAAAGGAAGAGGCACTGGTGCAAAAGCTGGTGAGACTTCCTCTGCTCATACCCCATTTCACTGCGGCATTTTTAGTTTTCCTCATGTTTTCACAGAGCGGTGGTCTGTCAAGAGTAATGGGGACTATGGGACTGCTGCACGGTCAGGAAGCATTTCCGCAAATGGTCTTTGACAGCATGGGCATGGGGATAATCATAACTTATGTGTGGAAGGAAGTTCCTTTCGCAGCTTTAGTACTATATGCAACAATGAAAACAATAGGCGCTAAGTTTTACGATTCAGCCTACAATCTTGGCGCCAGCGAACTGCAGTATATTATGAACGTACTTGTGCCCCTTACCTTGCCATCTATCCTATCTACTTTCTCAATACTATTCGCTTTTAACTTTGGAGCATTTGAAGTGCCTTTTCTGATTGGCCCATCATATCCAAAGGCATTGCCTGTACTGGGATATATAAGTTATTTATCTCCAGATCTGAAGAATAGGCCGGAAACGATGGCTGTGAATATTCTTATAACGGTTATATGCTTATTGGCTTTATATGCATACAGCAAAGCAGTAAAAGCTATGGCTGATATGAAGAATATAATTTAA